Genomic DNA from Solanum pennellii chromosome 3, SPENNV200:
ACtaatttaagaatcaaaataaatgagATACATTGTGCCGTTAGCAGTGATAATCGTGTAATGACTAATCCaactatttctttctcttttttttaaacttgtttttcAATGTAGATTTAGAACTCGAACATGTATAAACATTGCAAATCAAATACGACTTTCTAGTTTTTGATTTATAACAATAGATTTCTAACAATAtgtatgaaataataaaaatattatttaataataaaataatcaaatatgaaaagaaatcctatataattaaataacaaaatatttttccataatATAGTAATTTGTGATTGATAAGGTATATCAATCAATTGATTTTCTTTCGATTAGTTGACTTTTACTTTTGTTGTTATtctttttcctatttctttCTCCACGTTATTCTCAAATCTCaatcatttgttattttttttaaaaaattcatcaccaaagagaaaaagtttttctaaatcttgattcaacatataatttttttatgattcaatcaattttaatttttttgcttttttttttttataagttttttgcTTTGAtcttgttttttcatttttttaatatgatttttttctttagaaataaCGATTGATTTTATCaactttgatgttatttttactttttattattataatctgaaattttacttttgagaaataaaaagttattttctgaaattttgaTTCCATTTTTGGTGTGGTATAGGAAGTGATTTGTGGactaaaataaggaaaaaataaatattaattttgggAGTTCGAATTTATGTATCAAATGTTTGGAGTTTGGAAGTAAAATAaggaattttgaaaaattttaaaattgttaggGAATTATGGAAATTGTGAAAAGAAAAGATGTGTATATAGGTAATTTATCcaatttaaatatctaattatgcacattcaaaaattaaaaatcatacatCAAATTAAGAGTCATGTTTAtggattatattttataattaactaGTAAACTTAGTCACGGTATGTGCAATCATCAAAATATTAGTgaatagatatatatttttcataaatttagtctttataaaaataaaattatctatatatattttatttgtttagattacatttttacaaatataaattttttaattgaaatttcattagttaattGGTTGATCTCTTTAATAAATTCAAGTGTCATTTTTTCGTATACaattaataattgaaatatagCACAATAATGGGTTAAAAGGAAAGTATCAGCGGATAGTGACATTCTTCACatacatttctttttttaccataaaataaaatcagaaCTTTTGAAAAGTagaattcaaaaactaaaactcaccttttttttaacatttaaacAATCTTGATATTTCTTCGAAATGTTAAATAAATGACTTGCATTTTAACTTGGGGCAGGGTATTGAAATATAGATATGATGATGTGTAGTTTTATGATTGGTTAGTTCAAATAGTAGTTGGAGTCACATGTGTTAGTTAGAATCACATGGTTGTCACACATTTTCCATTTTTCTGTTAGTGTTAGTTATAGTTAGTTGAAGAGTTAGTTTGTGGTTAGTTTTTGattctctatatatatagataatacAGCATAGATGTAAATAAGATGAATCAATAAGAAAAAGTAAGACAGATTACTTCCAAATTCTCCCTGCAAAACTATCTCTAcgtttcttctttctttctttcttcttcttcttcttctgttccTCTGTCTTTCTGTGCGTGTGTGAGTTCACAAATctaatatggtatcagagcttcgATCAAAGGATTTCTGAAGGTTTTGAATCTGTAATTTTGGTAATTGTTGAAGCTGCAACAATGGTGGAATCACAGAGTACAGAGGTAGAAGACAATCCCCAGTCGAATCACAACCATCCACTTCATCTTCAAGCATCAGACATACCTGGTGTTGCCTTGATTCCAATGAAGCTCACAGGACCAGAGAACTATGGTGTGTGGAGCAGATCTATGCGATTAGCACTACTAGTCAAAAATAAACTTGGATTTGTTGATGGCACATGTGTTAAAAGCTCGTACAAGGGAGATCTGGCAGTTAGATGGGAAAGATGTGATGCAGTTGTGTTATCTTGGATAAGTGCAGCAGTTGCACCAGAGTTGATGACTAGCATAGTATATGCTTCTAGTTCAAAGAAGATCTGGAACGACTTCAAGGAAAGGTTTGATAAATCCAATTTGACAAGGATTTTTCACCTATGGAAAGAGATTAGTATTTTGTCACAAGGCACTGATTCCGTAATAGCCTATTATTCCAAAATGAGAGATCTATGGGATGAGATGGATGTAATGGTACCCTCTCCATCTTGTGATTGTGTTGAATCTAGTTCACATGCTGAACATGTTAAACAACAAAGGTTATTGCAGTTTTTGGTAGGTTTGAATGAGAGTTATGCTCAAGTGAGGAGTTCTATTTTGTTGAGCCCATCTGTTCCAAGTGTAAATCAAGCCTATGCAATGGCTATACAAGAAGAAAGTCAAAGGAAGCTAGGACAAACAGAAGGAGGTAAAGAACCTCTCACAATGATGGCAGGAAGAAGTGCTCAACCACATAATTTCAATGATCAAGTGAACAATAATCAGATGAACTTGCATACTAAGAAGACTCAGAGTCAGAACTCACTTGGTAGAAGGATGGGATTAGTTTGTGATCACTGTGGTTACAAAGGTCATACCAGAGAAAGTTGTTACAGAATTGTAGGTTTTCCACCAGATTTTAAGAGCAAGAGGAAGGGTTCTGGATCTATGAATGAAGCATATGCAAATAATTTTACTTCCGAGTCATCTGTTTCTGGATCTGGATCAGCATCAAGCTTCTATTTTCCAGGAGGCTATTTCACAAAGGAACAATATGAgcaagtcactaaaatgttaTCTCCTGCTCCACCTACAGGAAACTGCAGGGCTGAGGCTAATGCTGCAGGTATGAATCCTTTAAATGTTAATGATAGTGGAAATGCAGTGAGATGGATTATTGACTCAGGAGCAACACATCACATTACATGCTGTGAAAATATATTGAGTGAATGTAGAAAGTTATCAGAATCCAGTTGTAATAAAGTGCAAGTGCCAACAGGAAATAAAATTCATGTGAAACATATAGGAGATGCAGTGATTTTGGGGAACTGCAAGATAAGAAATGTGTTGCATGTACCAGATTTTAGGTTCAACTTACTATCAATTTCTAAACTAACCAAGGATCTAAAATGTAGTGTGTCTTTCTATCCTGATTTATGTGTGATGCAGGCTCTCTTTACTGGAGAGGTGATTGGGATTGGTAAGGAGAGTGATGGCTTGTATATTCTCAGACAAGAAGTAATACCTACTATTGGAGCAGCATTCAAAAGCAAGAACTCAGAAGAACATAAACTTTGGCACCTTAGACTAGGACATCCATCTTTGAAAGTATTGCAGCATCTACATATATTGAAGAATAAATTGGTTGAGACTGTACATGAAGATTGTTTGATTTGTCCTTTGGCAAAACAATGTAGACTCAAATTCCCTTCTAGTGTTACTCATAGTAATAAGATGTTTCAGTTGGTACATCTAGATGTTTGGGGACCTCATAAAGATCCAACTTATGatagaaaacaatattttcTGACTATAGTTGATGACTTTAGCAGATTTACATGGGTTTCTTTACTGCAAACAAAGAAAGATGTAGTAGTTGTTTTGAGAAGTTTTATAACAATGGTTTGTAATCAGTTTGATTGTGCAATAAAGGTGTTGAGATCTGACAATGGAACTGAGTTCTTTAACATTCAAGTAAATGAGTTGTTGTCCTCTTTTGGTATTATACATCAAAGTAGTTGTGCATatactccacaacaaaatggcATTGTTGAAAGGAAACATAGGCATATACTTGATACAAGTAGAGCTTTAAAATTGCAGTCTCATGTTCCTAGTAGATTCTGGGGTGAATGTGTACAAACTGCAGTCTACTTAATTAATAGGCTACCTACTAGTGTGTTGAATGGACAATCCCCTTATGAAAGGCTGTTTGGAAAGGCTCCAAAACTAGAACATATAAGAGTATTTGGATGTTTATGTTTTGCTACTACATTACCAAGAGGTGGAAAGTTTGAAGCTAGAGCTAAGAAAGCTGTTTTAATGGGTTTTTCTTCCACACAGAAAGGATATAAGCTATATGATCTTGAGGCAAAAATCATGTTCATTAGCAGGGATGTTGTATTCAGAGAGACAGTGTTTCCTTTTAAGCTCATGCAATCTGCTGATACAGGTCCTTGTCCTTTGCTAGCACCCTTCCTTGATAATGTAGATGATGCTAATAATGATGTAAATGATGTAAACTTGGACTCATGTCATGATCATATTGAAGAGAGTTCCAATAACACTGATGGTCTGCAGGAAAGTTCTCATAGTCCTCATAATGAACCTGCAAGTAAGGTGGGATCCAGAAGGACTACCAGAACAAGCAAGCCACCTGTGTGGATCAAAGATTATGTTGTGCCTCATAAGTCTAGTCCTCATTCTATCACTAatcatgtctgttatgacaatGTCTCCTCAGGATATCAATCTTATTTACAAGCTTTTTCAGCAGCTGTAGAACCTCAATCTTTTCATGAAGCATCACAAGATGAGAAGTGGATTGATGCTATGAAACAAGAGATTAAGGCTTTAGAAGATAACAACACCTGGACAGTTGTAGACTTACCTCCAGGTGAGAAAGCAATTGGTTCAAAATGGGTTTACAAGATAAAGTATCAGTCTAATGGTGATGTAGATAGATACAAAGCTCGACTTGTTGCCAAAGGATATACTCAAAGAGAAGGACTTGACTATCATGACACTTTTTCTCCAGTTGCAAAGATGGTTACCATTAGAACTGTTCTTAGCTTGGCAGCTTCTTATGGTTGGGATTTATTTCAAATGGATGTTAACAATGCTTTCTTACAAGGTGATTTAATTGAAGACATATACATGGCACTTCCTCTAGGCTTCCAAGGACAGGGGGAATCTAAGGTCTGCAAGCTAAGGAAGTCACTTTATGGTCTTAAGCAGGCTTCTAGACAATGGAATATTAAATTCACTGAAGCATTGTTGGAAGCAGGATACTCTCAAAGTGTTCATGATCACTCTCTTTTTATTAGAAAGGAAGGAACTGAAATGATTGTGATCttagtatatgttgatgatctttTGATAACTGGAAATAGCTCCAGAATGGTTCAAGAAGCCAAAGACACATtacacaaaaattttaaaatgaaagactTGGGAAGCCTCAGATATTTTTTGGGGATTGAAATCTTGAAGTCCAAAGAAGGGTTGTTATTGAACCAAAGAAAGTATGCTTTACAACTAATCTCAGAGGCTGGATTGAGTGGAGCAAAGACTGTAAGCACTCCTTTAGAATTCAATCAAAAGTTGACTAGTGTAGAGTTTGATCAACACACTGGTGGATCTGATGATGCAGAGCTAGAAGATGTTACAGCATACCAAAGATTGATTGGTAAGTTGCTGTATTTGACAATTACCAGACCTGACATTTGTTTTAGTGTTCAAGTTTTGAGTCAATTCATGCAGCACCCTAAGGTTTCACATTGGGAGGCAGCATTAAGGGTAGtaagatatataaaaagatCCCCAGGACTTGGAGTAATGCTTAAAAGAGGTACTGGGGTTACAAAACTCACAGGATACTGTGACTCAGATTGGGCATCATGTCCAAACACAAGAAGATCCATAACTGGATACATGGTAAAGCTTGGAGATTCTCTTATTTCgtggaaatcaaagaaacagCAGACAGTAAGTAGGAGTtcagctgaagctgagtatagaaGTCTGGCAGCTCTTGTTGCTGAGCTGATCTGGTTAGCAGGCTTACTTAATGAATTACATTTTCCAGGTGCTACTCCAATTTCAGTGTTCACAGATAGCAAATCAGCCATTCAAATAGCTGAAAATCCAGTTTTTCATGAGCGTACGAAACACATCGATATCGATTGTCATTTCATTCGAGAAAAGGTAAAGTCAGGGTTCATTGACATTCAACATTTGTCCACTACCATGCAGCCTGCTGATATTTTGACAAAAGGACTAGGAGCCAGTCAACATCATCTCCTCATGACCAAACTTGGTGTGCTAGATGTCTTTCACCCTTCAGTTTGAGGGGGTGTATTGAAATATAGATATGATGATGTGTAGTTTTATGATTGGTTAGTTCAAATAGTAGTTGGAGTCACATGTGTTAGTTAGAATCACATGGTTGTCACACATTTTCCATTTTTCTGTTAGTGTTAGTTATAGTTAGTTGAAGAGTTAGTTTGTGGTTAGTTTTTGattctctatatatatagataatacAGCATAGATGTAAATAAGATGAATCAATAAGAAAAAGGAAGACAGATTACTTCCAAATTCTCCCTGCAAAACTATCTCTAcgtttcttctttctttctttcttcttcttcttcttctgttccTCTGTCTTTCTGTGCGTGTGTGAGTTCACAAATCTAATACAGGGCATAGCAAAAAACACAAACCAATTTATTATCAACATATAACcttgataaatttaaaataaacattataaaattCCTTACAAAATCTAAAGAAATGAACTTAAACTTCAAAGTTATAGCATTTACCATAATATGCggtaaatatagaaaaatgcGAAAACAACATAAATTAGATGAATTTGGAAAGTGAAAAATAAGTGCAATCACATACTcctaagtaattttttttttaaaatgagactAAGTAGTCAATAAATTGTCATGAAATCTCGAATCACTATAATAAGAAAGTGAAAAATATATGCAAtcaaattaatttgttttagagGAACTTAAAGGAAagtatacaataataataatattgtcatgaaaaacttttttttttttggcaaaattCTCGTGGCCACCATTTCTGTGTGAATGACAATATTAAGATTAGTaacttcaaaagaaaaataagtaattttcaaTGTGCATAAAGTATTTCACAATATTCGCAATATTTCACAACCCATGTTGATAAGAAAATGGTCGTGGCGCATCTTGAATAAAACCTCAATATTCGCAATATTTCACAAAACTAATAGAAAGACACCTCCCATGTTGATAAGAAAATGGTTGTGGCGCATCTAGATCTTGAGCTAgtcaatgaaatattttaaataatttagaaaGCTTTTACAAGTACAAAAAGTTATTATGAAATATCATACCTTCTTAGTTATGGTAAATCAAATATAAAGTGCTCGCTGACATGTGCAATTAGCTTCCATATATGATTGCAACAAAATCTCATATAATCAAATTTGATATTCTGTAAAGGTGAGATGTAAGAAAATCATCTACAAATCATACTACCGT
This window encodes:
- the LOC114076333 gene encoding uncharacterized protein LOC114076333, which encodes MDVMVPSPSCDCVESSSHAEHVKQQRLLQFLVGLNESYAQVRSSILLSPSVPSVNQAYAMAIQEESQRKLGQTEGGKEPLTMMAGRSAQPHNFNDQVNNNQMNLHTKKTQSQNSLGRRMGLVCDHCGYKGHTRESCYRIVGFPPDFKSKRKGSGSMNEAYANNFTSESSVSGSGSASSFYFPGGYFTKEQYEQVTKMLSPAPPTGNCRAEANAAGSLYWRGDWDW